CGATAACTAAATTGCCATCCTTATCCTTTGTATAGCCAAGAAACCGGTTGTGATTAATATGGATTTTTCCTTGCTGATATCGGTACTGAATACCCAGTTTTACATTCTGGCTTAACGATTGGCTTTCTTGCTGCGCCAAAGAAGCCATAATGGTCAGCAGGATTTCCCCTTTGGAATCCAATGTGTTTATATTTTCCTTTTCAAAGTAAACCGGAATATTTTTTTCTTTAAGCTGCCTTATGTACTTTAGGCAGTCCAGCGTATTTCTTGCAAACCGGCTGATAGATTTCGTAATTATCATATCGATTTTGCCTTGCATGCATTCTTCTATCATCCGATTAAACTCTTCACGCTTTTTCGTGTTGGTTCCGGTAATACCTTCATCTGCAAATATACCAGCTAACTCCCATTCGGGATTGCTTTTGATGTAGTTTGTGTAGTGCTCAATTTGCGCTTCATAACTGGTTGCCTGCTCCTCGCTGTCCGTAGAAACACGACAGTAAGCTGCTACCCGAAGCTTAGGCAATTCCTCGGCCTTTGCACTATTCCCAATTCGCTTACGGGCAGGAATTACCGTAACATTCCTGGTTGTCATCTAAAATCACCTCGCTCTTAATAAGACTATAAGCATACTCTGCCTGCTGAAATGGATCATCGTATAGATTATCTGGCATTGAAGCATGAAACCTAAAATTTAAGATTTTCTTTTCATTTCCTTTATGTTCATAAATCCTACCAAGCTCCTCTGCTCGCCTGTGTCTTTCCAGTTGTGCTTTTTCGAATGTGTCCTTGCTGATAATTGGCGGATAGAATTTGTACTCAACATACCGTTTATCTGCCAGCATTCTTGCAACAGATGTATGGTAACGCTTAATACCCGCTTTTTGCGCCGCTTCGGTTAAAGAAAGCCCGGAAAGGTAAGCCTCAAATAGTTTCTCAATCTTAACTGCTTCCTCTTCATTAATTACAGCCCTACCGTTTTGAATGGTATATCCAAAAAGTATATGGCTCATTATTTCACCAGCCTTTCCCTTAAGTTCAACCCGCATTTCATTTTGAAACCTATTTCTTCTTGTGAAAACACAATGATTTCGCGGGTAAAATCCTCAAATATTTCACTATCAAATGCATCAATCTGCTTTTCAGCTTTTGTTGCAAATTTAAGAAGCTTTTCAACCTCAAAGAGGATAGTCTGACTCCCATCGATTGTATGTTTTATGGCTTCTTTTTGTTCCTTTAATAAGGCCGCTTCTTTAAGCAGCTCATTTTTCTGTGTATTAAAAAGAGCGGGTTCCAGGTATCCCTTAGCCATAAGTCCCATGATTACCTGAACCCGTTCTGTATTTTCTTTGATTTTTATTTCCAGCTCTTGAATCTTCGCTATATTTTCTGAGTAATTTGTTTCCTTTAAACTTTGTAGCAATGGTCTTAGAATGAATTTATGACCGAAAATAAGCTTATTGATCATTACAACAAAGGCCTGATGGATCCCATCCTCTCTGACAAACTTCATGGAACAAGCCGAAGCGTCTTTTATATGCTTTGTGCAGCACCAGGCAATGTATTTATGATTACCACTGCCATGAATTCGACGCTTAAAACTGCTGTCACATTCTGCGCATTTGATTTTCCCAGAGAAAGGGTAGCGTTTTTGATACTTGCTGCTTCCCTTAATTACACCTTTTTCTTTTCCTCTTTGCTTTAATATCTCTTGGGCGGCTTCAAATTCCTCATGGGATATAATGGCTTCATGATGATCCTTTATCATGTATTGATCTTTTTCACCACGATTATAATGCCGCTTAAAATTCTCATCTGTATAGGTCTTTTGCAGAAGGACATCCCCGGTATATTTTTCATTGCTAAGAATACCGCGGATAGTGGTCGCTGTCCAATGCGAACCTCTCTTTGTTGGGATTTTATCCAAATTTAACCCATCTGCAATTTTCTGTGTGCCTTTACCAGCCAAAGCCTCGGAAAAAATCC
This portion of the Keratinibaculum paraultunense genome encodes:
- a CDS encoding recombinase family protein, which produces MSHILFGYTIQNGRAVINEEEAVKIEKLFEAYLSGLSLTEAAQKAGIKRYHTSVARMLADKRYVEYKFYPPIISKDTFEKAQLERHRRAEELGRIYEHKGNEKKILNFRFHASMPDNLYDDPFQQAEYAYSLIKSEVILDDNQECYGNSCP
- a CDS encoding recombinase family protein — its product is MRKVTRIDGNNALQAFKPKVRVAAYCRVSTDSDEQMASLEAQKDHYESYIKANPDWEFAGIYYDEGISGTKKENRTGLLRLLADCENKKIDFIITKSVSRFARNTTDCIEMVRKLTDLGVFIYFEKENINTQRMDGELVLTILSSLAENESLSIAENSKWSIRRRFQNGTYKISYPPYGYDYVDGKLFINKEQAEIVKRIFSEALAGKGTQKIADGLNLDKIPTKRGSHWTATTIRGILSNEKYTGDVLLQKTYTDENFKRHYNRGEKDQYMIKDHHEAIISHEEFEAAQEILKQRGKEKGVIKGSSKYQKRYPFSGKIKCAECDSSFKRRIHGSGNHKYIAWCCTKHIKDASACSMKFVREDGIHQAFVVMINKLIFGHKFILRPLLQSLKETNYSENIAKIQELEIKIKENTERVQVIMGLMAKGYLEPALFNTQKNELLKEAALLKEQKEAIKHTIDGSQTILFEVEKLLKFATKAEKQIDAFDSEIFEDFTREIIVFSQEEIGFKMKCGLNLRERLVK